Genomic segment of Benincasa hispida cultivar B227 chromosome 1, ASM972705v1, whole genome shotgun sequence:
TCTTTGGATGACTGATTTGGGTTCTTTTttcctcaattttatcataataagagaaGTTGACAAGGATGGACTCCTCAAAAGTCTCGTAGTTTTTACCCTTCACATCGAAAAGGTTTTCTACGCATAATTCGTGTGAGCTCTTTACTTGCAGTCTTCTAGAATTTTATGGTTTATTGATATCCATTGTTGGTTGATTGCTTGGTGATCATTTGGTGATTTATTTGTAATGTTTTAGAGAACAATTATTTGGTTGATTTTTTTAAGGAGATCTTAGTGAGTTGTTGTTATATTATTTGAGTCCTGTCAATTTGATAAGtaattggtttttttatttttgtttttaaaaaatgaagctTATAAACATTACTCCACTCTATGGtattctttattttgttatctactttttagacatgttttaaaagtttaagtcaattttgtaatatatttttttctaaaaaatcattcttaatttttgaaatttaggtcAAATGTAGAAGTTAAAAATCAagaatgtattagatacaaaagtgaaaatttgagaatctctaattcatttttcaaaagaaaattaatatctACTAatattcctttttcttttttttttttgacaattccTTCTATAAATCTTGGAAAGCAATTTCctaatattttctttcttctccttcttcttttttttattagataaacATATTTCATTTATCGAATTTGCTCATATTGATCAAAATATAGGCATAGCTCATACTTGCCAACAACAGCGTAACTCAACTGGCATAGTATTCATACTATCGACCTCGTGGTCTAAGATTCGATTCCCCCCACTCtatactttaattacaataccgttgtaatatatatatatacaaacataTAGACACACACCTAGGGTAAGGAATAGGAATTAAGAATAGaaatatatcattaaaaaagagagagagaggcgTTCGCTCGTGCCACGTTCCACGCGAGgatcaaatttcttttcaagaactgacatttaatcaattttatataataaaattatattccccttcataaaaatatataatattctaTATATtcgaaatttgaatttgaacttcaattaatttaaaatttattgacaTCAGATTTAACGTTCATTGACGGAGAAACCATTTTTTTCAAGTATAATTATCTTTGAGAACATGTTtccaataattaaaaaaaaaaaaaaaaaaaaaaatgtcttatAAACCttttaacttattttaaaaaaataaactttactCAAATCATAATTAATATGGCTTTTCATCCTAGGTAAAATATTCGATTCGTTAATTTTACtattattaaactaaaaaaaataaaatattgtcaaAATTGTTAGCCATCAAtcttactaaaaaaatataaatatttattaattgaaatttttaaatttcacaaATTTATTAGAAATATCTATCATctcattttattaataataattataaaacatgTGCAATGTGCATGGCTAAAGATCTTTGGAATATGAATTTTGtcaatgaaatttcaataacaaattgatataaattttatatatttaaataataaatatccaacataaaaatttaaataaaaaaaatagctaaTTGCCTAAAGcccaaaactatatatatattgcctTTTATGTTAAttcacaataaatataaaaatgtggCACATAATTTTGATAGTGACGTAAGTTTTTGAATCAATATACTTTTGATGGGAATAGTATAAACTGTAAATTctttatatgaaattaaaaggtgatgtgtaataaaaaaaatataaatcatcaAGAATGGTATCTTTGATTAATACTGGTTCTGTCGGCATGCTTTTGTCATTTAAGGttagagatatatatgatactAATACATTTGTTTTAGATCTGTTGAATCTATCAAAATTGATCAACATGTTAAATTCAAACACATGAAAAATAGGTAAAAATTTTGGTTCAAAAAAATTCTGATAAAGTTAAAATTatagaaatctaataaaaaaatctaattgaaattaatataataataatataaaattcaagtactaaCAAAACTAGctcaacatttaaattttaaaataacataaatatgtaaatctTTATTATGGTTGAAAAGGAATACACTTTATATAATTTCCtataaattgaaaactaaaagtgTTGTCGCTCCTTGATTGAATTCAACTGCTACATTTCTAAATCCAAAATAATTGTCATTGTTAATAACACTCCCTCCTGAACCTTATCCTTTACTTCTTCTCTCCTTTTCCTCATTTAAACCCACATCTATTTATTATCTCCCGACCAAattcttgttttattttttgcttcttgtaATTTATCACACTTGTCtccttaaaaaagaaattaaaaaataaagaaaataaaactaaatttcctatgtaattagaatttaaatttgagaataacCTAATAAATTAGTgttagaaataaatctaatattcAATATTGTATCGAAATTTAAACTTCAAGATATTATGTacatctgatttttttttcctcaaacaTAACGGTTAATGGTAATaataaaccaataaaccaaaatttaaatataaagataaCAACATATCTTTTCGTCGAAGAAAATAAGTTTATAGATTATCTAGCTTCAGTTTGGCATAATCCAATATTTTCTTTACGAATAACGAAAACTTCAATTATCATTCTACAATTCTTTCTATCATGACATTATGAAAATGTTAGTGGAACCAAAGAAAGCATGAAAGCTTGTATTTATTCTTCAAAAATTATAGAGTTATTATGTGAAGGGTCACATACTATTTACAAGGGATGTgtctatttaaattttagtttttgtgaCTGGAATACATCAGGAGGATTCCATACCGATAAGAATATGttactattatttatttaaaaaaaaatatttaattcttatgTGAAAGTTAAAAGTAAATTGCTTATTCACAACACgtgatacattttttttttccagttattgtatttgtctaaaaagtataaaattaagaaaaataaaataaaaatatcaacaaaaacggacctttaatattaatattgttgttttcaaaacttattagagaaatattgttgttttgaaacttattagataaatattgttgttttgggagttcgaggctagaggtcgaacgttgagaactcgactaatgtggaggtagaacgttgagaactcgacgaacaaagaaaaacttggaaacaatacataggctgaaacttcaaccctcgacaagggaaatcgagctgcttctaacaacctatgcattttgttatcatttcgaattagacggaggcttgtgggattgacgtgaGGGGGTGGGGATGGCTATATTTCTGGGAGCGAACTCCAGACGAATATGAAGCAtatggatacaagttatgccttggaatgaaagatAATTtcgaattagctttgtctacgaacaaaattttgtatattaggttgtcgaaggttacacacatgtcgaaacttcaaagcgattaaagagataaatgggctgaagcagattaaggagagagcgagattcaaagcgagatagtaggagagagcgagatgttgaacgagatttcaagagagagcgagattcaaagcgagattttaggagagagcgagattcaaagcgagaatgtttgaagagagcaagatttagtttatattgactaatctgactaacattgaacttggtaaaatgaaatggttgaataattgaaaaatgagattattcatGAATACACATTGAATGCTAATATTACGCATTGAGTTTCTGGTAGTAATCCATAATCAAAAAAGTGTTTTGTGTTGTTCCAGAATaaatgaaagctagtaatcatcaatgaaaaaataacaacaataacagagagagcaaaaaatttgagagaagcgagatcttaggagagagcgagagtcttcactttatttgaactttccatagaaatatatatatataaagagagaaaaaagagctaataatcatactataattgaaaaatcatttagactataattgaatatattagattattatactataattgaataatcattagacaataaattgaaatatttagattattatactataattgaatataacaatagataacaaattgaatatattagattattatactataattgaataatcattagacaataaattgaatatattaaatatattagtattatactataaattgaatatattagattattataatgtaaaactttattgattaaaaaaaattgaatatacagtagattattataaaaaaaaataatatacaataaattgatatataataaaaaaaatttattattcaaatccctaactatctggagcccgtcttagtaacaAATGACACTTCCTTCAATTATGTCCaactggttacaaaatccacataaTTGTCGATGgttggttctgtccaatccatctcgttgtgataacgtgaacttttcggcttaccaggttttctcaacaacgatgatcaggatgtaagacggGCATATTAGGGTGTGTGATCCAGGAATCTTCATGCagtacaggttgaaattgaggagagtaacattcaacatacgttgacaatttgtagttgttctcaataaaatcttcgtagttcatgttaaaatgtgagcaaacggccataacatgcgagcatggaatgcgAATGCTTGCCACTTATTACATGAACAGTATATGATGGCTTGTTCGAGATACACTAAGTATGAAAcacctgagagaaattgtaacacacgaagaggtgtgtttaatttcagatcgacatgTTGGTATAATTGTCAGCAGTGAACAACCCAACAAATGGTTGAACGGGACCGAAATGTCACATCGTtttctgcttacgacatatcgtcagcaacttcaataaaaagtataaatttaattcatcgaaaaattatgtttatcgtgtcgggtgtcagtttcaaattcaaaagttcaacaaaacaattgaagatatcaaaggaataaatcggagcTGTCTAAGTTTTTTTTGAACAATTAGTGttagagcaatggactcaagcacatgatggaggatttagatatgggtggatgatgacaaatctatcagagtgcataaatggagtcgAGCTCGAATGCTGCCTATAAATGCTTTTGCTCAGATAATATTCTTTAAATGCGTgaactatttcgagaaaagaGAAGCATAAATAAGGGATGCCTTGGAGCGTCAAAGATAAATACACtggtaaatattttatatatatataatttattaatagtttatttcaaacatattttataatactaaatGGAGTAAAAATCCAGATACGCACacgacaaaataaataaatgggctgCATGAATCTAGTAAACATGAGATACAATCATACGATCGGTATGAAAGGTATGTTTCATGTGAAGATCGGCGTCATAGTCTCAATGCCAAAGGAGGAAACGTTCATATATTGAGGCTAAACAGGTCGAGCTGTATTGTTCActgtaacaagtggcaagcattcgaCATTCCATGCTTgcattttatggccgtttgctcacattttaacatgaactacgaagattttatgaggactactacaaattgtcaatgtatgctgaatgttactctcctcaatttcaacctgtaccgcatgaaagattactggatcacgcaccctaatatgcccgtcttacatcctgatccatcgttgttgagaatACCTGGTAGACCGAAAGTTCAACATTATCACAatgagatggattggacagaaccaccacttgacaacgatgtggattttgtaaccagttaggacataatcgaaggaagtgtcatTCGtttactaagacgggctccagatagttaggaattgaataataaataattttttttattatatattcattttattgcatattcaatttttattataatttattgtatattcaatttttttataataatctactatatattcaatattttttttcgtAATCATAAAGTTTACATTATaatatctaatatattcaatttatagtatagtaatctaatatattcaatttattgtctaataattattcaattatagttataaaatatttcaatttgttaTCTATTGATTATtcattatagtataataatctaatatatcaatatgtctaatgattattcaattatatgtataataatctaatatattcaattaagtttaagttaaaggatcgaggttaagtttaatatggttaggaacacattTCGTGAgccacagatgatgcagacgaggaaaccgtcataagatagcGCGAGcgtatatactacaaatgatgggtggaagtctgttttcagataaatcaagtcattttgttcacttgatgttcatGCCACTGTTatctaacctccatgatgcggggcggtattcgtggagtggagcatgcttggcatgtTGTATAGGAACTATGCAAAGTAACAAGACCTAAGGTTCGAGAGATggctgggcctctcatacttttgcaactatgggcttgggagcgattttccaacaatggctccacagctacatcgtgttaatgacgctcagttagttggacgagcctacggttctcggtatgttgttttaattcaatttaatttttatatcactgatctagttaatttaaattctaaattatcaatttaaaaatttaggtggagagacaaattttgtgtgactaggacagccacacatgtagtaaaccaatatagatacatgtttgatctgcttcaacctgaacagatacattacactaaacctaattgattattttattcacatttttattgtatttgtctttaatattctctaatataatattttgtgtttcaggttattgggagccgtacaaaattattgtgcatactttgcATAATTTTtgacgaatggtcaaaacatatggcggacgatgagtcctctcatatgttttcacattggtgagtggcatcttcctgacagggtgatgagacaattcggtttccagcaggatgtcccatcgccttgtaatacggaacccgtactgcatgatattgacctaaggactgaagattggtccgaaaaagttgcacatgtgtagtgcgatggcactatcgtgcaaagTTTATTGCAATGGGGTTTCtccttgaacagtttgacacagatgtcactccagaatatattcattggtataataatatcacaaggcgccaCGTCACTCATCAGGAGCAGTGGTGGGTCATctagtaaatgaatgaatattatctaatttttttaatttaaatttattttaaatattgtctaattgttttataattcacagagatcgaacaacagtagactccgtgaggttgcgaatgacccaaaccaggttcttgctattatacagtgacaaccaaagctatattggagaaaatttattatatgtacgatatacctatcgttcctccaccagctcctagatgTAGAAGACCTGTTCGGggagaggatgagtttgatgaggttgcacataatgtggaagagttgccccctatgacgcagacgcagagtcaaactgtTATGTTAGTCCgttgatgatgatgccagcatttggttcaagacattatgactcagaggctggtccttcgtcttcatacgtgcatgaacatggtcggggtcgtggagagcataatgaatatttatattatgaagcgcctgcagaagtaccagagcaacatcaagaagaaccgagcaacctcaagttcgaagtcgacgacgacaaccaactcgaaatcgacgacgtccgcttgtgggacacattgattttgtaattatttttattaaataagatatttaatttacattttttttatgagttattatttatttatttattttagtttaaaaaaataataaaattttttagaaattgtttttataaaatgaaaaataaaaaaaaaagattagaaagaagaaggtggaatgtgtaataattaaaaaggaaaaaaaaaaagaggaaaatttgtacggtattctcactctctatcaaaatctcattatttcgctctcgctcaaatctcgctctctctcataatcttgctctcgaatttgattgggaagttcagtggcaaaaaaaaggagattcattaactcgttatttagtcagacttgctgagataACAaaatccgtaaaaattattcaacaagctttggaagAAATTCCAGGAAGaccttataaaaatttagaaatacaatCTTTTGATAGAGGAACGAATATCCCCATATAGCCTCTTTTAATATAGTAGAGCTTTCTATTAATATTTTCGTAAAATTGAAATCTCAACTTTTTCATCATTATTTTAAACATTGATTTACTGTTTgagaatttctttttaaaaaacctACCGaccatataataaaataatgtatatttatGTTAATCTTTTTAGCATTAAAGAAAGAATTGCTAAAAAGATATTTCTTGGAAGCTAAGTAACATATTATCCCCAAGTTTAAGCATAAAAATACCTGACTTCCTTATTTCGTCAACAGAATGAGAGTTGAAACTAGATAAACGgtataaaataatgataaattgCAAAAAGATCCCTGCAAACCATCAATTTTATATAGAAACCCCCTAaactaattttatatatatcgatatatatatatatatataaataatccTTACACTtttgttttaaatcattttgTCCCTTTATGGCTCTGCCTGTTTATTCCCTCTCTGGCTCTGTCTCCGTCTCCTCCTTTGTTAAAAAGTTGAAGAGAAGCTCTGATTTGCATAGACAGTCCCCCTATTAAAGAAGTgctaaaataatttcaaaatatattttttaaaaaaagggaaaaaaaaccccCTCAAAAGTCAAATCTAATATGAGCATGTTAAGTTTGTCTACTTCTTCAAGGCTTTCTAattttcctctgtattctcaaCCATATTCATTCTCTATATCTTCCAATTAGATATATAATAACAATTTGCATGTGAACACAAGAAGTTTCTCTTCTATGATGGATGCTttttatacatatttaaatttgagacTATTTCTTTAGTCAAAACATCAGGAGTTAACCAAGCAAATAAGCACTTACCATGGCCGAAAGGTCGATTCTATGGATCTCTTCCCGTTTAACTGCGCCAGATATTTTGCTTCTTCGCTTCGAAGGAGGCTCCATCGTTGAGCATGTCCTGTGCATCTGATTCCATTCCTAGTTTTGAGAGCGCAAGGGCCTGCATGTAGAAGGCAGTCGGCCACTCGGGCAAGCATACCTGCGCTTGCATGGCGTCTCTCAATGCAAGTTCTGGTTGACCAACCATCAAGTAGGAGAGCGCCCGCCTCACGAAAACAGTCCCAGAAGGAACTGACATCATTGATACAAGCTGCAGTTTTAGAGATAGATCATAATGTTAACCATAGACATGAACAAAGAATAAAATCCTAAATCTGGAATTACGTGATCAATAAAATTAAATGGCTTTGAGAACTAGCCATGCTACACTATCTATATCGGAGAGTAGAAAGCACCTTTGAGTAGTACTCTATGGCGTTTTTATAATCCTTGTCTCTGAATGCAATATCCCCGAACTTTTTTGTGTTCAACATGTCTTGCACTTGCTGAGTCCACTCTTGGAATGAAAGCTGCAAATTGAATAAAGGAAGCATTCACTAATATTAAATACACAAAAACCACAATCAgaggcaaaaagaaaaaaggaaaacgcACTTCACTCTCTGCGCCTTCCTCATCCTTGTAACCAACTTTAAGTAATATGTCGTGTACAGCAGTAAGATCCATCCGTACACAAGCTTTTCCGAGTGCCGAAAGCATAGTTGGCAACACCACTGGTGTTTTTGTCAGACCCATTAGTACATGTGATGCAACCTAGGATACCAAGGATGTTACTGTTAAGAAAACTTTTTTGAGTGCCAACAAAAGAATTTAGAGTAACACAACACCATTGATAAAGTTTTCAGGTCGAGTTAATGACATTTAAAAGTTTACCTCCTGCTTTTGCAGACGAGCCACAGCTGAAAGAACGAATTTTATATCGGGTCGATCTCTGGCTTCGTATTGTAGACATTTGGAAGCAAGATCGATCAATCGAGTAGCATCATCATCTCCATATTGTCCTTCCAACGATGAATCCATTAACAGCAACAAGTTCTTCCCTCTTAGTAAATCTAATGCCTGTGCATATAATCAAGGTAATTGAGCCAGATAAAGGGGTTGCAAAAATCACTCTATAGAACACATTTCATTTCAAATGAGATTCTTATGCTCAAGAAGCAATTAATCACTTATCGTTCAATAGAAGGGGCAAGTAACGAAAGTTTTACTCAATATACAAGATTCATCATATAATGAACACGATAAAGGATGGAAAAGACAAGTTATTGTACATGGCTCGGAGGAATGTGCTTCCCACTTAAGAGGTCCAGCAAAATGGTTCCATAACTGTAGATCACACTCTCTGGTATGACCCTGCCTGAAAGAAACAAAATCAAGCATCTAATTTGCTAAAGAATCGGTTTGCATGCCTTTCTTTGAACAAAATCGTAATAAAAGTTTACATGGGATTTGATAACTCGGTAAGAAGCTCAGTTGTTCTAGAGACATGCCTGTTCGTAAAAACTCTGGTGGAGTGTAAGCTAAATTGGTACTGTAGCTTTTTCCATCCTGACTGTTCTTCATCAGGCCAAAACTTGATAACCGAGGATCCCCATCCTGCCATGAGAAAATCATAGCCCAAAGATGAAAAAAGTTCATAGTCAATATCAAATGCTTGGTATTGATGAATGAATAATCCATTGAAGATCAAAGTTAGTAGTCTAAAAATGCTTAAAGGAACAATGATAGTCTTTGAATGTCTACCTCGTCAAAGAGAACTCTGTATGCATTTAGATCATGATATATTTTTCGGTTTTCTGTGCTGCAATGATCAAGGGCTTGCGCTATGTAATATGCAACTCGAACACGCATTTCCCAAGGAAATGGTTGTTTCTCCCCTGCATTATAATGGAAAATCATTCAAAAAGCAGTAAAATCCTCAGGCCGAGATGATGGAAAAATCCTAAACTTCAACTCAACAAGAAGTCTAAGGCATGTCAATTGCCAATGTTCTTGATCGCCTCAAAGGAAATGGAAATAATACACCCTTTGAAAGTATATTTTTGGGGTTCCTTCATATGTTCATAGTGGATTGGGGCAATCCTCGAAAAAGAACCAACTCATTTCTTCTTAACTACTTTCCCTCCACACAAACTGTTGGTTTCAATATGACCCTTGtactaaataaaatatgttatataacgTATACTAACTATGGTCATAAGAGATTTCAAAACAAAGAGTATCTGCATAGACAGTCCCTTCATGCTTAAACTCCATGAGCTCTTCTCAACTATAAATGTTGAGATTCTGTAATGTGTCATTCAAACACCTTGGTTATTGTAAATAAATGCAGACAGTGGATGAAATTACTAAACGATATCAGAATCTACCAGTTTGAGGACATAAAACACTTGAAGGCTTCAAATAGATCAATGGTTCTAAAGATAACAAATGAAGTATACAGatccttaaaaaagaaaaagtgaatGAAGTAAAGAGAGAAACAAGTAAAAGACTAAAACCATACAATGAAACAGATGCTTTGAGAGAGTGTCATTAGGCATATACTCTGCCACCAACAGCCTCTCATCCCCCTCTGCACAGCAtccaattaaattaaccaaTCTTTTAAATCTCAGTTTACCAACTCCAGAAGCTTCAGTCTGTGTTCAAAATCACATGCAACCAATAAACACAACACAGAAACTGACTCAGAAAAACATCAATCCATAATGATAGGAGAATCCTCCCCCATTTTTCACTTAACAACAAAAGAGGCAAAACAATGGATTACCACAAATTGTTGAGGATCAGGCCATGACTGCTTGGAGAAGCGTTTAATGGCAACCAATCGATTATTTCGAAGCTTCCCTCTATAAACAACATTAGGAgctttctctccactctcagaAACAATCAACTCAGAGCTAAAACCATTAGTGGCAGCTCGAAGCTCCACTAGTTCAAACTCCTTGAATGCAGGAACTTGCCCTTCTTCAAGTTCTTCACCATTAGCTTCAAAACCCCACAAAAAATCTCAGAACCCACAActcaaaaaactaaaacaaaccCACAAATCAGCATATAAAAAAGTACTAAAAACACAGATTCGTGAGCTCATAGAGACAGAAACAAACCTGGATCTGGTTTGGGCTGAGGTGGGGGAGGGTCATCATCAGGTGAAGGAAGATGAATGGTTTTGGACTGAAAACAGCCCATGATTGAAAGCTTACATAGAGAGATAGAAGAAGATTCAGTGTGTTAATAAATTGGGGTGAAGTGAAAATGCAGTAGAAAGTAGAttgtgaagaagatgaggaaAATGGGGGCGAAgtcaaaaagaaaaggaagtaTTTGGAAAAGGAGTTAAAGGAAAGAGGgaagaaaaaacatgaaaagggGTGGACTTGGGAGAGTGTGACTTTACAGAAAGGGTTCAGTAGTCAATCCAGGAGGAAGGAGAaggaaaaggagaagaagaagaagagagagagagagagtcaCGTGATGATTCAGAGAGAGAACATGTGATGAGAGACAGAAATACAGAAGGAATTGATCGCCATTAAAAAGCGGGTCATTGTTATGGGGAAGGAGGAAGCTAAAAGGGGAAACGCCAAATTTCAACAGAACATTACCACTGCTTCTTTCTTGTGTCGAATTGGAAATAAAATGGCCCCAAATTTTCAGactgcaattttttttttttttttttggacaagTATGGTTCAAGAGATCAAAATAAAGATCCAATAATTGGCTGCCCatgtctttattttttttcccttttcttttgcttttcttGAATGAAAAATGGAGCTAATCTAACGGAAAATGATTGTTCATAATGTATGTTATGATTGTGATATATGGTTAAAagtattattataatattaaatttacttttacCCATCATCTCAAACTTTTGGATCAATAGGTGATTTAATGCACATATAGAGAGAGTTAAATAATTATAGAGTAGGAGATCGAACTACCCATctttaaaattgtaatatgtGTGATTGCAGATGAGGTGAAAAGTTGACATGGCACCTTTAGGGAACTCCCTCCGCACCTATTACAAATATCACATTCAGTGCAGTGTTCAATCACGAATGCTCCAAAGTTGAAGTTAGTGTTCGAATAAGCGCAAGGATAACTTTAGGTTAGCTTATATACATTTGGAAGAGGTGTTGCCTTCCTATATTATTAGGAGAAGATACGCAAGTTTTCTTACTGTGGCTAGGTTAGCACTGTGCTTATTATTGAACATGCAAGTCTTCTAGACTCATATTAAATCAGCATTATTAGAGGCATTTCCAATCATTCACCTCGATACATATAAATTTGAGACACAAACATATGTTCTTTGTGATTAGCCATGTGGCAAGTCTTTATTCTACCTCTAACATGCCTCTTATCCACTAAATTGTgcttaaattttgaattgggTTTTAAGTTGATTATACCATATATATTCGATAGCTTTTCTAAACTTACATGAACTTTTAACAAACAAAGATATAAAGAGAGAGCTTAAAACTTaacatttgaaaattcaaagaatttTGGGAGGGTAATTTGCTTTGTATTTTCACTATTGAATCAGAGAGGCGCACAATTGGTTTTATATACGTTTGCCTTAATTTAGGGtgagtgataacttgtagaaatacaagttatttttgctcttaagttggaacaactaaggttttttatgataaattctcctcatttttagtagAAACGCGTGGGATTAT
This window contains:
- the LOC120070348 gene encoding serine/threonine-protein kinase BSK2; translation: MGCFQSKTIHLPSPDDDPPPPQPKPDPANGEELEEGQVPAFKEFELVELRAATNGFSSELIVSESGEKAPNVVYRGKLRNNRLVAIKRFSKQSWPDPQQFVTEASGVGKLRFKRLVNLIGCCAEGDERLLVAEYMPNDTLSKHLFHWEKQPFPWEMRVRVAYYIAQALDHCSTENRKIYHDLNAYRVLFDEDGDPRLSSFGLMKNSQDGKSYSTNLAYTPPEFLRTGRVIPESVIYSYGTILLDLLSGKHIPPSHALDLLRGKNLLLLMDSSLEGQYGDDDATRLIDLASKCLQYEARDRPDIKFVLSAVARLQKQEVASHVLMGLTKTPVVLPTMLSALGKACVRMDLTAVHDILLKVGYKDEEGAESELSFQEWTQQVQDMLNTKKFGDIAFRDKDYKNAIEYYSKLVSMMSVPSGTVFVRRALSYLMVGQPELALRDAMQAQVCLPEWPTAFYMQALALSKLGMESDAQDMLNDGASFEAKKQNIWRS